GTATTGTTCCTAAGAATTCGGTAGCAGCATCGTCACCCTCATTGAAAGCCCCAGAGATAGGACCCCAGACTTCTTCCGGtcgaggtaggggcagaggttGAGCATCTAGCTCCAGTACTGGGTCGCATCGTATCTATGCTCTAGGTGGGAGGCCAGGTCCAGAGACACCGCAGGATGCACCATCAGGTATACCCTTCTTCAGATTATTTATTTATAGATTTAAACTACATACGAACTATCCTTTACCACTATGACATGGTGCATTACAACATAAGTTAGAATACAAGCATAGGAGTTAATGGGGTAAATCGAGACAAAAGACTTAGTTGAAAACTTAAGGGGGTAAGTGCCCATAGCATAGCAAGACCATAGCTATAAATTAGAACTAAGGTAAACGATTAGAAGACTACCCTTGATTTGTAACCTTTTAGTTATTATAACATGATATTGGCGGGATTAGATACGATTAGTTTGACCTTAAATATTACCGTCATGCTTTACTCTATTGTTTAACTATCCATAAAACTTCTATAAGTTACATATTTCCAACATTCGAgcatgaatgttcctaaggagggaagaatgttacaccctaaAAAATTTCGCATTACCAAGATTGCAGACGACTTAAGTATGGGCTCAGGGGAGAGTAAAGATATACAAGGATCACGGATGaagattatgttatatatgtataagaataacatatagatgacaccggaggccatatggtgtaagttgggttatcgggcaggtcAAGCTCGGTCaatcgtcatggccctaggttgggtcgtgacacatatatattgtgtagaattgacgggaaaAAGCATGATTAGTTCTTCGGACATGAtgtctggttggatattacctaggtAGGTATGACTTCTgactatgtgggcttgtcgccgttatttaCGCATTGTGATAGTGTATTTGTATTCGTACTGTGGTGATTCATGATGAATTATATTCTCGTTGTGTTATGGAAATGGTAGTTGATACATTTCATCGAATTCTTGATATCTTGTGAAAGTGATTTGGCTTATGATATAGTGATTCTTATAGTACGtttacattgcattgcatcatatGATTACTCATTCATGACATATACATATCATGCATGAAGGAAAGAGGTTCGAAAATGATTGATGAAAGACTTATGCTGAATATGAAAGGTTTTGACATACTTTTGATGAGATATGATAAAGAACCTCCATCGGCAAAGATCCGGAGACTCGTTACctttgggcaaagatccggaacgagtggtacatggacaccatgggtcccccgaatgtcatgactattgtgcaaacaatgcctttagcatgtgtgtacatgttACTTGCATTGGCCACTGCATCTCATTCCATCGCATAcattcattgcattgcatatgttattatctattgattttgtTGTGATGGTATTGTGTTAGTTCGAGAGTTATTGAGACTTGAAAGATtggtggtttagaagcttcacctTACGCTATGATTCGGTTGGTGATATTCTGTAACTTGAGTGAttattatgtgcctatctgcttatcttgttgattttatgcttatatgcgtgaactaattttagtcggcttatgatgcttactcagtacgtgttgtttgtactgatgctaccttacTACACTCCTTTTTGGGGTATAGGGTTTGAGACGGGATCCATGCCAGGCCTTCGTGAGTGACCCCCGAGGCAGTTTCATTGGAGACTTATAAGGGCGAGCCACTGCCAGATCTGCAGCCCGAGTTTCCATTCTTCATTGTATCTATTTTTTACTTTCGGGACAGTATTTCTTATCATGTATGAGTCTTGTATGGCAATAATCAGATATTTGTACTTATTGATTTAGACTTGTGTATCGAGTAGTAGCACTTGTATTGATATAAACCAGATCCTTGGGGTGTCACTTGTATTTCCTCACTTAGTAATTATCTATGATATTGAGATTGCGTTTATTACTTCGTATCCACATGTGATAAATAAAAATGGTTAAataaagggaagggttcgcctaccagatGGGATGGAGTAAGTGCCCGCACGAttcgtaatttgggtcgtgacaatctcgattaaatatttttaatattttctGGAGGTACGAAAGTAATGGGGGTATGAAcgggtatttttttttatttgagagGGCATGCTTGATCTTTTCCCCAGATTAAACTGCATCAAATAGAAGAAAGAGCCTATGAAAATATTGGATAATGATACTGGCCCTCACTATAGTccataaaaatataatttttccaATATATTTAAATTCTTGTGTATTAATTCCTTCTTCATTAACTTAGCTCATTGTAAGTGGCCGAATTTAACTCATGTAAAAGTTGAGCTAATATGTAGCATAAATTGACTTATTTATTAACTCACGGAAAatgttttaaaatattttaattttttaatttaatatgttatatataaacATAATTAAGAATTTATTGGATATTAAACATGTAGAAAACAAACAAAGTGCAAACTTGGTAAAAGTTGGTGAGTAATTGAGCTATTGTTTAGTTCATTTTGACACAACCAGTTTAAGTCTAAGAAACCTTTGATGGGTAAAagattcatccattttaacagaCCCAAATTCAATTTTACTTGCCCATTCGATACCCCTAATCATAATTTAGATGCATTCTTTGAATGAAGACGAAACACAAAAAAGTAcgtaatttttgaattttttatctaaaacaaatttaaatatttttatgactataaatcatctcattaagagaaatatattttttataatttaattaatttgaaatatggaaaattatagtttttttttagATGACCTAGAGAATATTCGCGTAATTTAGAAGAGATGGAATATACAACAGATATTCGATAGGCGACACATAGCCCAAACAAAATATTAGCTTGCCCTCTGAACACAACACATACCAATTACCTCCATGCTGTCTCTCATTACGCCCACGCCGCAACCAAGCACATGCTACACCCCATTGCGTGATACACGTACTCACCTCTCAAGTACACTCATCGCCATATATAGCCTTCTTGACCGCAACATATGACCAGTGTCCTCCCTCTTTTTTTTAGGTCTTGAGGTGCCATTACAAAATGTGCCAATACCGTAATAGGAACATGTATATAGCGGCACATGCATGCAACACGTGCCAATGAACGACACTTGCAAAAGAATGGCTCACCCTGTCGCTATACTTTGGAATCCGCCATTGCTACGTCTATCACCTTCTTACCAAATTAGGAAGTCAAGCATATAGCCTTAGAGTCAAAGCCGTGGCCTATCAGGACAGGGTTAATGAACATGACATTTGGCCAAAGTAGGTCAGTTTTTGCCAACTATATTTCCATAGGAAGTGTGTAAAAGAGAAAAAGTTCCATCGAAAGCCGAATTTTGGAAATTGTGATTAATTCTAACCGCTGCTTATATCTTACTACTTGTAATGCTAATTGATGCGACACGTTATGATAATCATCAACTCTGCCCTCATTCCATTGATATTTCACACTgtctatacatataatataaatagGAAGACATcgttattttctttaaaaatcttTCGAAGATGTCGataacataaaataaaaatataatttctTTTCTGAATCAGCATCTTCTCATGATTGGGTAGGTGtgaagtgttttgaagttaaAGTACAATACCGAGCTAGAGATGTGAGAAGATGCATAATCAAAGAGTGCGGGAACTGCTTGAATTCGTTCTTAGGTTGAAAGACAAAGGTCACGAGATTATAATCCAATGAACAATAAATAAATTGAGATATGATCTTCACTTAGATGTCACACCCCTATAAATTATGTGCGAAAATAAAAGGCAAAGATATGTCTTTACATCAAAATTATTGAATTGGCATGCAAATGACATCTCATTAGTCTTTTACACGTTGGTACGTCGGATCCCAACAGAGAAACACCATTTAATTCGAACTTCAAAATAAAATCCCACACGATGGCCTATATATCTTGAACAAATGAAATTAATTTCGATGATTACAATGAGTCCCATTTCGATAACATGTATCTTGCAGAAACATAGCCTGCTTGGTGCCTTTAACTACCAATACTTTGAGAAATTAACGACGTGAACGCCTAACCAATTTCTCTTTCCACCCAACATGTATATAAAGCGTATCGTCCACTAGAGAAAAAAATATATACCACAATATTTCAAACCACGGTAATTCGGGAGAACGAGAATTGCCCTAAGCAAAACAGTCAATGGGGACACTTGATCACTGGAAAAGCATAGACTGAATAAAATTCTCTCATTGGGAATTTCAATTGCAAAAGAGAAGCATGTAGAGAGATACTCCATATTTAATCTATCGCCTCCTAAATAATACATAATTCGACTAATTTGGTGTAAAGATTCCCAAAAGTTGACATGTTTCATTCATCAATCTTACTTACCTCCTTTATTTGTTTAATAATCGTTACACTTCAAATACTAACTAATTCTAGTTACCCATATATTTAACTTTtctataattcaaataatttcaaAGGACGTTTGATGCGCGAGCGTGTACTATATCAACTACATCATATTAATCTGATGTGTTAAAAAATAATCTAAAACACTATTTGCCTTTATGTTTAGTCATTCAAAAGAGCTATTTTCTTGTCTCTAGTatcattttcttttattattttctttcgaGGGATTAAAGATCATAAAAGAATTAAGTATAAGAGTAATTAAAATCAATTATTAGTTAAAGAAGTGATGACTAAAAATCCAAGTACAAAGAGTAATTAGGACCACAATATAATTCAAGGGACTGAACAAAATGCGTCCCACTTTAGAAAAATCTTTTGGTAGTCTGTCGTACGTTGATCAATATTATTAAACCACAGAAATTCCACTTCGCttcaattggaaatttggaatagATTTCTTTACCAAAGGTCATTAACATACGTTTTCTTACCAGGAACAACCCGTTCATTTTGCTCTCTGGTCTCCTCATCGTCATATTAGGCTTTTTTTCCCGTTCTATTGTAGTAATCTTGATCgctgttcattttttttttttttaaattatttggaAACATTTTTGGAGTCGATGAacttcaaaagtctttattttaaGCATAATAAAAAGGTTTTATGGTCACAACCCAGACCAATTAATGTTACCACATGTTCGAGACAACGAATTTTCTTCAAAAGTTCTGTAAGCTCACCCAAATGATGGCTAATTATTAGACCATGGTATTTGATTTGCCAAATACATCATTATTGTATACTCTTTCATATATATCACGCAACCCAATTTTGttgtttaccttttttttttttagaaatggAAATACCTAACTAACCTTAATATAATAAGAATTTCCCCCCTTGATAGTGGTATATGTTGTATATGTAAATCCTAGATGTGAAAATATATTGCATTTGAAAAAGAGTCAGAAGAAATGGTTTGAGCCTCTTATTTTGATTTCTCAAACCGAGAGATCCATGAATCGGGAAGTATAAGAAAACATGGAATTAGCGACGGACAAAATTTCATAGCTAACAGCAAAATTCCATGCTAATCTCATTTAGCTATGGATTAGAGACGGATTGTAAGAAAATCTAATTAGCGAGGAACTATTTAGCGACGGATTAGTTGGGAATTACAGACAAATGCCGTAGCTAATTCCATGTTAGATCATTTATGTTTTATAGTTGACATGGAGTCTTAGCTATATACCAAATAAATTAAATTGGAACGAGTCAAACCAtaaacaaacaaattgaaactatTCAAGACTACTGATTGTGCAAAAGTGTTGAAGATAATGATCAATGTATTCTTGATAATTATGTTAGTAGTCTTGATAAGGACTCAATCACTTACTACTAGTTTAGAAGGAGTGAAACACTTGTATAAGATTATCTTGGAGAGTTAGAGTATATCTTGTATACCTAGAATATAGGTGTACATCTCATGTATAAACAGGAGTATATCGTGTACTCCAAAACACACAAAAATACAaacttctttttctcttcttaaACGTGTTTTCTCATGGTATTAGGAGCATTCCGAATTTTATTCCGCTGCTAAAATCCAATTTCTCTTTTCTACACACAAATAATCCTACTCACATGGCCTCAAACACCTTTTCAACATCCTCTCTTCATCACCTCATTGCTTCATGTCCTGTTAAGTTGAAACCTTCTAACTATTTGATATGGAGAACACAAATGATGCAACTCATTCAAGTGATGAGACTTGCCTATCTCATTGAGGATAAGGCAGAAATCATTAGTAAGAAAGGCATCGGTGAAAGCAGTGATAATGACAGTGACAAAAGCAATGACAAGCAGAAGGATTCTGCTGATGATTGGGCTGAAAAAGATGTCTTGTTAAGGAGTTGGATATCTGGCATAATGTCAGAGGAGAGTATGTATCTCATTGTGGGATGCACAACTGCTAAACAGATGTGGGAATGTCTTGAGGACACTTATCTGCAGGCAACTAAAGATAAGGAATCCAGTTGAAGCAACAACTTCAAACCATCAAACTTGGCAGTAGAACCATTGATGAATACTTGAAGGAGTTTAAGAGCATTTGTGATGGCTTGTCTGCCATACACAAGCTTGTAGATGATGACAGTAAGTAATTAACTTTGCTAGAGGCTTGGGTCCTAAATACAGAACCTTTAGGACTGTGATGCTTGGAAAAGCACCTTATCCAACACTGAGTCAACTGGTGACTGCCTTAAGAGGTTTTGATCTCAGAGAGGATGAAGGAGATGATTCACAACAACTGAATCACAACATGGCTTTTACAGCACATAAGACTTACAATAATAGAGGAAGAGGAAACTTCTCAAACAAGAGAGGTAACTATAGCTCAAGGGGGAAAGGTTTTAGACCTGCAGGACAAGGCAATAATCAAACTACTCAGAATAATCAAGGTTCTAGTTCTAGAAATGCTTCAAAAGGACAGGAAAGTTCAGCATGTCAAATCTGTGGTAGAAACAATCATACTGCACTTAAATGTTTCTACAGATGGGACTTCTCCTACCAGGCACCAGAAGATCTGCCTCAAGCACTGTCTGCACTCAACATAAACAATCAAAATGGTGGTGACAATGCTCACTATATGGACTCAGGTGCAAGCACACATATGACCAACACTACAGGTAATCTGACTAATCTTAGACCTTATAATGAAAGACATAAAATTGTAGTTAGAAATGGAGAAAAACTTAATAGCACACATGTTGGAAAAGGAACTATCTTTGGTCTAAAAATGAGTGAAGTGCTTGTAGTTCCTAAACTCAAGAAAAACCTGTTATTAGTAAGTAAGATTACTTGAGATAATTGTTGCAGTATTGAGTTTGATGAATCATCTTTTGTTGTAAAGGACAAGAAGACAGGGAAGAAAATGGCCAAGGGTGCTAAAAGGGGAGATATCTATGTTTTGAAAGTTGACAACCTGCTTGCTTTGAGTACCACACAAACAAGAAGGAGCTCTAGTGACATTTGGCATGCCAGACTTGGACATCCAAATTCTAGGTCTTTAGAAGTACTTAGCAAAAATAAGTGTATCAATATCATGTTGGAATAAAACTCCTACTGTTTGTGTTAGTTGCCAAATGGGAAAAGGTTGTAAGTTGCCTTTCAAATTGAGAAATAAAGTTGAAAATGAGCCTTTGTTGAAAATTCATTGTGACTGATGGGGTCCTGCTCCTGTTGAATCCTCCCAACATATGAAGTATTATGCTCTTTTTGTTGATGATTATAGTAGATACACTTGGTTATACCCATTAAAAAGAAAACCTGATTTCTTTGAAACATTTGTAAAGTTTCATAAAATGGTTGAGAAAAATTTTCAAAGAATATTAAGATTTTTCAGTGTGATGGTGGTGGTGAATTCTTAAGTTCAGAGTTTGTGAGGTACTTAGAGAACTGTGGCATTGTGAGACACATTTCATGTCCTCATACTCCTGAACAAAATGGACTTGCAGAAAGGAAACATAGACATTTAGTAGAAACAGGATTAACACTTCTACTTCATGCCAAGTTTCCTTTGTATTTATGGACTGAAGCTTTTCTTACAGCTGTGTTCTTAATAAATAGATTTCCATACACCATTTCACAAGTTACATGGATAACATCCTGACTACAGCAGCTTAAAAGTGTTTGGCTACATATGTTTTCCTTATTTGAAAAGAAAACATAAGTTTTCTCCCAAGTCCTATCCATGTGTGTTTATTGGTTACAGCAGCTTGCATAAGGGATATAGGTATCAAGACATGTTGTGTTTGATGAACTAACTCTTCTTTATGTGCAGGACACAAAAACGGATAGTGTACTCACAGATGCCAGTCATATGGCTACATTTTTTGAGTTTCCCTCAGAATCACAGGCTGAATCTGGTTCATCACATCATACTTCTCCAGGGGAAGTACTAGAGGATGATCTTGTCACTGACAATGCTACTATTGACCCTTCTTCACTAACTACAGCAACACAGGATCATCAGGACCAAAGCCTTGAAACAGATGAGCAGAATTCAGACTCAGAAGAACTGAATTCAGTCTCAAACTCAGATGGGGTGCAAGAGTTACAACAAACTGTTGACCATGCAGTCTCTTCAAGTCAGCATTCTAATAAATTCAGCAGATCCAAATGGCATACAACTTGAGGTGGATCTCTCCAAATTCTTCAATAATCAGGATGGATTACCCTCCACAACACCATGCAACACAACTCAAGATGAGATTGCATCTGACACTCAGAATCATCACATGGTTTCAAGACTCAAAGCTAAGTCACTTACTATCACTCACACCTCATTAGCTGTTACAAAAACTGATGTAGCAGAACCTAAGTCTATAAAAGAAGCTCTTAGTTCTCCTCACTGGCTGACAGTAATGCAAGAAGAGTTAACAGCTTTACATCAAAATGATACTTGGATCTTAGTACCTAGAACTCCAAACATGAATGTAGTAGGATCTAAGCGGGtgtttaagaaaaaaatgaaaccaTATGGATCCATAGAGAGACACAAAACAAGGCTAGTTGCTAAAGGGTACTCACAACTTGAGGGTATAGACTTTGAGGAAACCTTCAGTCCAGTAGTGAAAGCTACTACCATAAGAGTCATTTTGTCTGTTGCAATTACCTTAAACTGGCCCATTAGACAGTTAGATGTTAAGAATGCATTATTGCATGGTCATTTACAAGAACAAGTCTATATGAGTCAGCCTCCAGGTTTCATTGATACTCAACATCCAAATCATGTCTGTTTTCTAAAGAAAGCTCTTTATGGACTCAAACAAGCTCCTAGAGCTTGGTTTGAGAGGTTCAGTTTATTCCTCCTTCACCTTGGGTTCAAATATAGTAGGGCATATTCTTCTCTATTCACACTTCATAACTCAGCAGGGACAATATTACTGTTGTTGTATGTGGATGATATAATTGTGACATGAAGCAACTCAAGGCAGATAGGGGAAGTAATGCAGAAGTTGGAAAgtgaatttgctatgaaggatcttGGACCCTTGAGTTACTTCTTAGGTATTGAAGTGAAGTACTTTCCTGGAGGGATTCACCTAACCCAAAGCAAATATGCAAGTGATATGCTCAAAAGGGTGAATATGGCAGAAGTAAAAGAAGTGCATACTCCATTAGCTCAGAAGCATTGATTGCAAGAAGCAGTTGGTAGTCCAGTTGATCCCTCAGTTTACAGAAGTATTGTGGGAAGCTTGCAGTATCTTACTCTCACCAGGACAAATATCACTCATGCTGTAAATCTTACAAGTTAATTTATGCAGAATCCAAACAGTGTGCATCTTCAGGCTGTTAAAAGAATGGTGAGGTATGTCAAGGGAACAATTGATCATGGACTAAGAATCATATCACATTCCTCCTTTAGGCTATATGGTTTTTCAGATGTAGATTGGGCAGGCTGTACTATTACAAGAAGATCCACAACTGGATATAGTGTGTATCTTGGTGCAAACTGTGTGTCCTGGTCATCAAGAAAGCAAAACACTGTTGCAAGATCGAGTGCTGAAGCTGAGTATAGGGCATTGGCAGCAACTGCAGCTGAAATCACATGGATATACATACTACAAGATATTGAGTATACATCAGAACTGCCCCCACTCTATTTTGTGACAACTTAAGTGTTTTGTACATGACTACAAATCCAGTTATGCATGCTAGAACTAAGCATGTGGAACTAGATTATCATTTTGTCAGGGAAAAGGTGGCTCGAGGACAACTGGTTACTCAGTTTGTTAGATCAAAAGATCAGTTAGCAAATATGCACACCAAAGCTCTTGGCAAGGATCTGTTCAAATTTTTCAGAGAAAGCTATGTGTCGTGAACTCACCTCCAACAAGCTTGAGGGGAAGTGTTGAAGATAATGATCAATGTATTCTTGATAATTATGTTAGTAGTCTTGATAAGGACTCAATCACTTAGTACTAGTTTAGGAGTGAAACACTTGTATAAGATTATCTTGGAGAGTTAAAAGTATATCTTGTATACCTAGAATATAGGTGAACATCTCATGTATAAATAGGAGTATATCGTGTACTCCAAAACACACAGAAATACAaacttcttcttctcttcttaaACGGGTGTTTTCTCAAAAAGAACTAAAGAAATCCAGCTAAACAAAGATCAAAAAGATAATTAAGTTAGAAACACAGATGAGCACATAGCCCAGGCCACTATGAACGCCTAACCAATCTCTTTCCACCCAACATGTATAGAAAGCGTATCGTCcactagagaaaaaaaaaatataccacAATATTTCAAACCACAGTAATTCGGGAGAACGAGAATTGCACTAAGCCAAACAGTCAAAGGGGACACTTGGACTGGAAAAGCATAAACTGACTAAAATCGCTCTCTCATTGGGAATTCTTCAATTGCAAAAGAAAAACAGGTAGAAAGGTACTCCATATTCAATCTATCCTCTCCTAATAATATACGTAATTACACTAATTAGGTGTAAAAGATTCCCTAAATTTGACATGTTTTATTCATCAATCTTAATTACCTCATGtattttttctttaataatcGTTACACTTCAAATAatacataactagttctacttacCCCATAATTAGGTTTTCcataattcaaataatttcaaATAACCTTTGATGTGTGAGCTTGTTAATGATAACTAGTTCTACTTACTGTAGACACTGAAATTTAGTCGGACTTAAATCCACAAATTAATTTGGATCATATTCTAAATTCGAGATGTATTagtccaaacaaatattatgggctaacATAATCGAATTTATTGCTTAAGTCCAACATGTATGTATTTAATTGAAAGACCAATTCAATTGAGCTAGTCTAcct
The nucleotide sequence above comes from Lycium barbarum isolate Lr01 chromosome 3, ASM1917538v2, whole genome shotgun sequence. Encoded proteins:
- the LOC132631348 gene encoding uncharacterized mitochondrial protein AtMg00810-like, whose translation is MQKLESEFAMKDLGPLSYFLGIEVKYFPGGIHLTQSKYASDMLKRVNMAENPNSVHLQAVKRMVRYVKGTIDHGLRIISHSSFRLYGFSDVDWAGCTITRRSTTGYSVYLGANCVSWSSRKQNTVARSSAEAEYRALAATAAEITWIYILQDIEEKVARGQLVTQFVRSKDQLANMHTKALGKDLFKFFRESYVS